Proteins from a genomic interval of Leptospira bandrabouensis:
- a CDS encoding LIC11661 family lipoprotein, whose product MKIVSFFSRYSFAVLVFLFGFGCTNYSTTASVQAPPTLISITNNGNSNFTIKVRAQNPEFIFQGYRLYSGISEKEVQNPTDLNLGTDCVLASSTIVQPVEYTFEIDPSQKDNATGVSCRIFATLTPGTYIAMRTLGLAVNLQNSNSSFKVSPSSNALIVP is encoded by the coding sequence ATGAAGATTGTATCTTTTTTTTCCCGCTACTCATTTGCGGTATTAGTGTTCCTTTTCGGGTTTGGATGTACAAACTACTCCACAACGGCCTCGGTCCAAGCCCCCCCGACTCTCATATCCATTACCAATAATGGAAACTCCAATTTTACGATCAAAGTCAGAGCCCAAAACCCTGAATTTATCTTCCAGGGATACCGTCTCTACTCTGGGATTTCGGAAAAAGAAGTCCAAAACCCCACTGATCTCAACTTAGGAACCGATTGTGTTTTGGCCTCCTCTACGATCGTCCAACCAGTGGAATACACGTTTGAGATTGATCCCTCACAAAAGGACAATGCAACAGGAGTCAGTTGTAGGATTTTTGCCACGCTGACGCCGGGAACCTACATCGCCATGCGAACCCTGGGCCTTGCTGTCAATCTCCAAAATAGCAATAGTTCCTTTAAGGTTTCCCCTTCCTCTAATGCTCTTATTGTCCCTTAA
- a CDS encoding DedA family protein, which translates to MDFLQTLVSIFMQYGYFAVFGILILCGFGLPVPEDISLTAGGVISGLGYANVHIMFFVGMAGVLLGDSFVFWLGSYYGEKALTLPILRTVLHPERFDKVREQFKKYGRWVVFFGRFMPGLRMPIFFTAGTSKQISFLLFLLTDGFAALISVPIWVYLGYYFAHNFEELMGWVRNGQTIILSLVALAILVLAFLWWRRKHREERGEK; encoded by the coding sequence ATGGACTTTCTACAAACTCTAGTTTCCATTTTTATGCAATACGGTTATTTTGCCGTTTTTGGAATTCTGATCCTTTGTGGATTCGGTCTTCCGGTTCCTGAAGATATTTCTCTTACTGCCGGCGGAGTCATCTCTGGCCTAGGTTATGCCAATGTTCACATTATGTTTTTTGTGGGAATGGCCGGTGTCCTTCTTGGAGATAGTTTTGTATTTTGGTTAGGTAGTTACTACGGCGAAAAAGCCCTCACTCTTCCCATACTCAGAACTGTCCTCCATCCCGAACGATTTGACAAAGTGCGTGAACAATTCAAAAAATATGGTCGTTGGGTGGTCTTTTTCGGACGTTTTATGCCAGGACTGCGAATGCCTATTTTCTTTACCGCCGGCACTTCCAAACAAATTAGTTTTCTATTGTTTTTACTGACGGACGGATTTGCTGCTCTCATCTCTGTCCCCATTTGGGTCTACTTGGGATATTATTTTGCTCATAATTTTGAAGAACTAATGGGTTGGGTTCGAAACGGCCAAACCATCATCCTCAGTCTTGTGGCCCTAGCCATTCTAGTCCTTGCCTTCTTATGGTGGCGGAGGAAACACCGGGAAGAAAGAGGAGAAAAATGA
- a CDS encoding deoxyguanosinetriphosphate triphosphohydrolase translates to MKKGRNWLLEEEEKILAPYAVHSKNPGEREYSEPEHPYRLPFQRDRDRIIHSHAFKRLEYKTQVFVYSEGDHFRNRLTHTLEVAGISKTISKVLGLNEDLSETIALAHDLGHSPFGHAGQEALSDLMRGKGGFEHNKQSLRVVQKLERRYPDFPGLNLCGETLLGIMKHGGDYEKSELLDVRRGFGPSLEAMVVDCSDEITYSAHDLEDGLESGLLKLSDVKDLKVWKRMEDSLPKTNLSNINSISRSAGRVILNLMVSDLIESIESLLQKYSINSREDVSLAFQNQWKLVQFSEEFQIEFLELKSYLFSKLYRHPEVSRMSERGKETIHLLFKHFESNPESIPESYRNREDEEGRARVICDYIAGMTDRYAIEKLKREGILWFPY, encoded by the coding sequence ATGAAGAAAGGGAGAAACTGGCTCCTAGAGGAAGAAGAAAAAATCCTTGCTCCTTATGCTGTGCACAGCAAAAATCCTGGAGAAAGGGAGTATTCTGAACCGGAACATCCCTACCGACTTCCTTTTCAGAGAGATCGCGATCGTATCATCCACTCACATGCCTTCAAACGTTTGGAATACAAAACACAGGTTTTTGTTTATTCTGAAGGGGATCATTTTCGTAACCGACTTACCCATACATTAGAAGTGGCTGGAATTTCTAAAACCATTTCCAAAGTTCTTGGACTCAATGAAGATTTAAGTGAAACCATTGCTCTTGCACATGACCTAGGCCATTCTCCGTTTGGTCATGCCGGCCAAGAGGCACTTTCTGATTTGATGCGAGGTAAAGGCGGGTTTGAACACAACAAACAATCACTGCGTGTGGTTCAGAAATTGGAACGTCGTTACCCTGATTTTCCTGGCCTTAATCTTTGTGGAGAGACATTGCTTGGAATCATGAAACATGGTGGCGATTATGAAAAATCGGAACTACTTGATGTTAGGCGTGGATTCGGTCCTTCTTTAGAAGCAATGGTGGTCGATTGTTCTGATGAAATTACTTATAGTGCACATGATTTAGAAGATGGATTGGAAAGTGGACTTCTTAAACTCTCCGATGTTAAGGATTTAAAAGTTTGGAAACGAATGGAAGATTCCCTTCCTAAAACAAATCTTTCTAATATCAATTCTATTTCTCGATCTGCAGGACGGGTAATACTGAACCTAATGGTTTCTGATTTAATTGAAAGTATCGAATCTCTTTTACAAAAATATTCTATAAATTCAAGAGAAGATGTTTCTTTGGCATTTCAAAACCAATGGAAGTTAGTCCAGTTTTCAGAAGAATTTCAAATCGAATTTTTGGAGCTTAAATCCTATTTGTTTTCAAAACTCTATCGCCATCCAGAAGTATCTCGTATGAGTGAAAGAGGGAAAGAAACAATTCACTTACTCTTTAAACATTTTGAATCGAATCCAGAATCCATTCCCGAATCTTATCGGAATCGTGAAGATGAAGAAGGAAGGGCGCGAGTCATTTGTGATTACATTGCAGGAATGACGGACCGGTATGCTATTGAGAAATTAAAACGAGAAGGGATTCTTTGGTTTCCTTATTAA